Proteins encoded together in one Desulfosporosinus meridiei DSM 13257 window:
- a CDS encoding MaoC/PaaZ C-terminal domain-containing protein — protein MKSLLDYQVSDQLPVREWIPSDLQVRQYAEASGDFNPIHLDDDYARQAGLEGTIVHGMLTMAQMAAMVTDWMGEEGIISKFNVRFEQIVRPGDIITCSGNIKVRSENTLVCNLEAFNNQQKRVMSGLAHVSLRR, from the coding sequence ATGAAAAGTCTATTAGATTATCAGGTTTCAGATCAACTTCCTGTCCGTGAATGGATCCCGAGCGATTTGCAAGTTCGCCAGTATGCCGAAGCTTCAGGGGATTTTAATCCTATTCATCTTGATGACGATTATGCACGCCAAGCAGGCTTGGAGGGAACAATTGTCCACGGAATGTTAACTATGGCCCAAATGGCGGCCATGGTAACAGATTGGATGGGTGAAGAAGGAATTATCAGTAAATTCAATGTGCGTTTTGAACAAATAGTACGACCAGGAGATATAATTACATGTTCTGGAAATATAAAAGTCCGCTCTGAAAACACCTTGGTTTGTAATTTAGAGGCCTTTAACAACCAACAGAAACGAGTTATGTCAGGACTAGCACATGTTTCACTCAGGCGATGA
- a CDS encoding 3-hydroxyacyl-CoA dehydrogenase family protein, producing the protein MRIEDVKKICVIGAGNMGHQIALSAALAGFKVSCTDISLQMLEKAEEFARTYLPERVSKGKLTQQMADQGLSNISFTQSLEEAAGDADFVIEAAVEMINVKRKLFADLDRITPPQAILATNSSFIVSSKIADATKRPDKVCNMHFFNPALVMKLVEVVQGPHTSTETAQLTMDLCEKMGKNGVLLKKEIYGFLVNRILAALHHEAQFLADMGIATPEEIDVAVTNALGHPMGPFRLLDFTGIDLAYYIGMERYQETQDLKDKPSPLIVEKFAKGEWGRKTKKGFYAYE; encoded by the coding sequence ATGAGAATAGAGGATGTTAAGAAAATATGTGTCATTGGTGCAGGAAATATGGGGCATCAAATAGCTTTGAGTGCAGCATTAGCTGGCTTTAAGGTCAGCTGTACGGATATCAGCCTTCAAATGCTTGAAAAAGCCGAAGAATTTGCCCGCACTTATTTGCCAGAGCGAGTTAGCAAAGGTAAATTAACTCAACAAATGGCAGACCAAGGATTGTCCAATATTTCCTTTACCCAAAGCCTTGAAGAAGCAGCGGGAGATGCCGACTTTGTCATTGAGGCTGCAGTGGAAATGATTAACGTAAAGCGCAAGCTCTTTGCGGATTTAGACAGGATTACTCCTCCTCAGGCAATTTTGGCAACCAATAGTTCCTTTATTGTCAGTTCTAAGATAGCAGATGCCACAAAACGTCCGGATAAAGTATGCAATATGCATTTTTTCAATCCTGCCCTTGTCATGAAGCTTGTTGAGGTAGTACAAGGCCCGCATACTTCTACGGAAACTGCACAGTTAACAATGGATTTATGCGAAAAGATGGGCAAGAATGGTGTTTTACTTAAGAAGGAGATCTACGGATTTTTAGTTAATCGAATCCTTGCAGCACTTCACCATGAGGCTCAGTTTTTGGCTGATATGGGGATTGCCACACCTGAGGAGATTGATGTCGCAGTAACCAATGCCTTAGGTCATCCCATGGGCCCTTTCCGTTTGCTGGATTTCACGGGCATAGACCTAGCTTATTATATCGGTATGGAAAGGTATCAAGAAACTCAAGATCTTAAAGATAAGCCTTCGCCATTAATTGTAGAGAAGTTTGCTAAGGGAGAATGGGGTAGGAAGACGAAAAAGGGTTTTTACGCTTATGAGTGA
- a CDS encoding enoyl-CoA hydratase/isomerase family protein, with protein sequence MAYETILVEIEDGIAMLTLNRPAVLNALNDQVFSELAEAAAKIANDPSVRVIIITGGEKVFAAGADIGQMASATAVEVTISNRPSHRALQIIENMPQPVIAAIAGYALGGGCELTLVADVRIAADNAQFGLPEIKLGILPGAGGTQRLPRLIGAGRAKELIFSGDFIKAEEALRIGLVNKVVPADLLFSEAKKMAKRFADRGAVALRMAKSSVNEGLRMDLEAGLQYEHKCFSLLFATEDQKEGMKAFLEKRPAKFLGR encoded by the coding sequence ATGGCTTATGAAACAATCCTTGTAGAAATAGAGGACGGCATAGCAATGCTTACGCTTAATCGTCCTGCGGTACTTAATGCTCTTAATGATCAAGTTTTCAGCGAACTGGCAGAAGCCGCTGCGAAGATTGCCAATGACCCCTCGGTAAGGGTAATAATTATTACCGGTGGTGAGAAGGTGTTTGCGGCCGGTGCGGATATTGGGCAGATGGCTTCTGCTACCGCAGTTGAAGTGACAATTAGTAACAGACCTTCCCATCGAGCCCTCCAGATCATTGAAAATATGCCTCAGCCTGTCATTGCTGCCATTGCAGGATATGCTTTGGGAGGCGGGTGTGAACTGACCCTGGTAGCGGATGTGCGCATAGCAGCGGACAACGCCCAGTTTGGCTTACCGGAAATAAAGCTGGGCATTCTGCCGGGAGCAGGAGGAACCCAGCGTTTACCTCGTTTAATTGGTGCTGGTAGAGCAAAAGAACTTATATTCAGCGGGGATTTTATCAAAGCTGAAGAAGCCTTACGCATAGGTCTAGTCAATAAAGTCGTGCCTGCTGATCTGTTATTCTCTGAAGCTAAGAAAATGGCCAAGCGATTTGCAGATCGAGGGGCTGTGGCTTTACGTATGGCTAAATCCTCTGTGAATGAGGGGCTTAGAATGGATCTTGAAGCAGGGCTGCAGTATGAACATAAGTGTTTCAGCCTTCTTTTTGCAACTGAGGATCAAAAAGAAGGGATGAAAGCTTTTTTGGAAAAGAGACCGGCAAAATTTCTGGGCCGTTAG
- a CDS encoding DUF362 domain-containing protein gives MIKKAVSLVKVTDVYESLQKCLRLCDGLAGLNTKDKILIKPNIVSWDFDLPFPPYGVITTSAVMGALVRILAEHGFNDLTIGEGAVLTSKPQGDAVYDRIGYKKLQERFGVKLVDFNQGEFKTVDYGEGLLLDVAKSALEADKIINVPVLKTHNLAKVSLGIKNLKGCLNKKSKQTCHGVGDKELSSMFPRIIEKLPVTLTIIDGLYTLEKGPGPTGKAFRKDLLIASRDPFACDLVGSAVLGYEAKEVIHLTNYAQRHGCSLELSDYEVRGESVKDHREYVDYDWEWSEDDTGPIGFQKRGITGLSIRKYDSSLCTGCSVQYNPMLILFGSAFNGEPFPNVELVSGKQKLASSGFDKTVLFGKCACHLNKENPNIKKAIPLWGCPPDLEKFVEALDEEGIRCDYKEYVRFRHYLIGRYQEEDGFKIGDWSIE, from the coding sequence ATGATCAAAAAAGCAGTTTCACTTGTTAAAGTAACGGATGTTTATGAATCTCTTCAAAAATGTCTGAGATTGTGCGATGGACTTGCTGGTCTAAATACGAAGGATAAGATCCTAATTAAACCGAACATCGTCAGTTGGGACTTCGATTTGCCTTTTCCTCCTTACGGTGTCATTACCACTAGTGCAGTGATGGGTGCTTTGGTTCGTATTTTGGCGGAGCATGGTTTTAATGATTTGACAATTGGTGAAGGCGCAGTTCTTACGTCAAAGCCCCAGGGAGATGCTGTTTATGACAGGATTGGATATAAAAAGTTACAAGAACGTTTTGGTGTTAAACTTGTGGACTTTAACCAAGGAGAATTTAAAACTGTAGACTACGGAGAAGGTTTACTACTGGATGTAGCCAAATCTGCTTTGGAAGCAGACAAAATTATTAATGTACCCGTTTTAAAAACTCACAATCTAGCAAAAGTGTCTTTGGGCATCAAAAATCTCAAAGGGTGCCTCAATAAGAAGTCAAAACAGACTTGTCATGGTGTGGGCGATAAGGAACTAAGCAGCATGTTTCCTCGAATTATTGAAAAGTTACCCGTCACCTTGACTATCATAGATGGCCTTTATACCTTAGAAAAAGGTCCCGGACCAACTGGAAAGGCGTTTAGAAAAGATCTCTTGATAGCGTCACGCGATCCTTTTGCTTGTGATCTTGTAGGGTCGGCTGTCTTAGGTTATGAAGCGAAGGAGGTGATCCATCTAACCAATTATGCCCAACGTCATGGCTGTAGTTTAGAACTGTCAGATTATGAGGTCAGAGGGGAAAGTGTCAAAGATCATCGGGAATATGTGGACTACGATTGGGAATGGTCAGAAGATGATACCGGTCCCATCGGATTTCAAAAAAGGGGAATAACAGGACTGTCAATTCGCAAGTATGACAGCAGTTTGTGCACAGGCTGTTCAGTTCAGTATAATCCAATGCTGATACTTTTCGGATCAGCTTTTAATGGGGAGCCTTTCCCCAACGTAGAGCTAGTCAGCGGCAAGCAGAAGCTCGCCTCCAGCGGCTTTGACAAGACAGTTCTCTTTGGAAAGTGCGCTTGTCACTTGAATAAAGAGAATCCCAATATTAAGAAGGCTATCCCACTTTGGGGGTGTCCGCCTGATTTAGAAAAGTTCGTTGAGGCCTTGGATGAAGAGGGGATTAGGTGCGACTATAAAGAGTATGTGCGTTTTCGGCACTACTTGATAGGTCGTTACCAAGAGGAGGATGGTTTTAAGATTGGCGATTGGTCAATTGAATAA
- a CDS encoding acyl-CoA dehydrogenase translates to MASNFLFSNRDHKFIIKEWLNGGKILGLKRFQDYLSIEDVDGILDQSLKVCKEVVAPTNDDGDTIGAIFKDGKVTVPPSFHKAYKYIQENGWGASNSDVEGEGALPEILNQAVREFIIGANPSMSPYIGLSGGIGSVIKAFGSPEQIALYTPKMFQGIWEGTMCLTEPGGGSDVGDMTSKAYATENPLIYKMKGTKCFITGGDHDLTENIIHLVLARVDGAAPGTKGLSLFIVPKIWVNEDGSLGESNDVSTVGIEHKMGLKGSSTAVLSFGEEGQCRGVLLGSAPDERGFGQGMAQMFKMINGSRLDTGHSALAVATVAYNNSVHYAKERVQGRPIHNPKGDRVPIIQHEDIRRMLLTQKATLEAMRAMIFQGYFFQDLIEFGDDPADVAKAKRFIEVITPLVKAYCSDQGWLMITEAIQVLGGYGFTEEYPVARQARDVKIYSIWEGTNFIQSMDLVGRKWNLDKGTIFKEWIMEIAEFVQVNQNHETFAREFQVLGKALLAYQDLLGTVLGYFKENIRLVPLYSTRILRITAELYSGYLLIQQAIVAQTKLNQGNEDKDFYQGKVQSARFYILNILPDVMATVKIIKEADTSAIDIPEGAF, encoded by the coding sequence ATGGCTAGTAATTTCCTTTTTAGCAATCGGGATCATAAATTTATCATCAAAGAGTGGCTGAATGGAGGGAAAATTCTCGGCTTAAAACGCTTTCAGGACTATCTGAGTATTGAGGATGTCGATGGAATTCTCGATCAGTCTTTAAAAGTGTGCAAAGAGGTTGTCGCTCCTACAAACGATGATGGGGACACAATAGGAGCAATTTTCAAGGATGGAAAAGTAACTGTTCCGCCATCCTTTCATAAGGCCTACAAGTATATCCAAGAAAACGGGTGGGGGGCCAGCAATAGTGACGTAGAAGGAGAGGGCGCACTTCCGGAGATCCTTAATCAAGCTGTACGGGAGTTTATTATTGGTGCTAACCCGTCAATGTCCCCTTATATTGGCTTGAGTGGTGGTATTGGTTCGGTGATTAAAGCCTTTGGATCACCGGAACAGATTGCCCTTTATACGCCAAAAATGTTCCAGGGGATTTGGGAAGGAACTATGTGTTTAACTGAACCCGGTGGGGGTTCTGATGTTGGAGATATGACCTCAAAAGCTTACGCGACAGAGAATCCCCTAATTTATAAGATGAAAGGCACAAAGTGTTTTATTACCGGCGGAGATCACGATCTGACTGAAAACATCATTCATTTAGTATTAGCTCGGGTCGATGGAGCGGCACCAGGCACAAAAGGTTTGTCCTTATTCATTGTACCCAAGATCTGGGTTAATGAAGACGGAAGTTTGGGAGAGTCCAACGACGTTTCTACAGTTGGAATTGAACACAAAATGGGTCTTAAGGGATCTTCGACGGCAGTGCTTAGTTTTGGAGAAGAAGGTCAATGTCGGGGTGTGTTATTAGGAAGCGCACCTGATGAGAGAGGTTTTGGACAGGGCATGGCCCAGATGTTTAAGATGATCAATGGATCACGGTTAGATACAGGACACAGCGCCCTGGCAGTGGCAACTGTAGCCTACAATAATTCTGTACATTACGCTAAAGAACGTGTTCAGGGTCGACCCATTCACAATCCCAAAGGGGATAGAGTTCCGATTATTCAACATGAAGACATCCGTCGTATGTTGCTGACTCAAAAGGCAACCTTGGAAGCAATGAGAGCGATGATTTTCCAAGGCTACTTCTTTCAGGATTTAATTGAATTTGGGGATGATCCTGCTGATGTAGCTAAGGCAAAACGTTTCATTGAAGTTATAACACCTCTTGTTAAAGCCTACTGCTCTGACCAAGGTTGGTTGATGATTACCGAAGCCATTCAGGTTTTAGGAGGGTATGGCTTCACAGAGGAGTACCCGGTGGCTCGTCAAGCAAGGGATGTCAAGATCTATTCAATCTGGGAAGGAACTAATTTCATTCAATCCATGGACTTAGTGGGACGCAAATGGAATTTGGATAAAGGAACCATCTTCAAAGAATGGATTATGGAAATAGCTGAGTTTGTGCAGGTGAACCAGAATCATGAAACCTTTGCCCGCGAGTTCCAGGTACTGGGCAAAGCATTGTTGGCATATCAAGACTTATTAGGTACAGTGTTAGGCTATTTCAAAGAAAATATCAGACTTGTTCCTTTGTACAGTACAAGAATTCTTAGGATTACTGCGGAACTGTATAGCGGTTATTTACTCATACAACAGGCAATTGTGGCGCAGACAAAACTAAACCAAGGCAATGAGGATAAAGACTTTTACCAAGGGAAAGTACAGAGTGCCAGATTTTATATTCTAAATATTTTGCCTGATGTTATGGCGACTGTGAAGATTATCAAGGAAGCAGATACTTCGGCTATTGATATTCCGGAAGGGGCATTTTAA
- a CDS encoding FAS1-like dehydratase domain-containing protein — protein MISKELIGRESEAIALKIRLEDVRRFAEAIGVRFDGRVPATFVGTLVQANIPGVQLPTPGMIHGEQRITYYRPLNVGDSLTYKKSIKDVYEGRGKFGKNTFIVLETTGYDLTGELVFSSSSVLIQPSKEEGE, from the coding sequence ATGATTAGTAAAGAATTAATCGGCCGCGAAAGTGAAGCAATAGCTTTAAAAATTAGACTTGAAGACGTACGCAGGTTTGCTGAAGCCATTGGAGTGCGGTTCGATGGCCGAGTTCCTGCTACCTTTGTAGGAACATTGGTTCAAGCAAACATACCAGGAGTACAATTGCCGACTCCCGGTATGATTCACGGTGAACAAAGAATAACATACTATCGACCGCTCAATGTGGGGGATAGCCTAACGTATAAGAAGAGCATCAAAGACGTTTACGAAGGTCGCGGCAAGTTCGGGAAGAATACTTTTATTGTGCTTGAAACAACGGGGTATGATTTGACTGGGGAATTGGTGTTTTCCAGTAGTTCTGTCCTAATCCAGCCATCTAAGGAGGAAGGGGAATGA
- a CDS encoding 4Fe-4S binding protein, which translates to MIAQIGIDYNLCKDPLNCRKCLSVCPSVVFVCGPTKVWKGRESDPSEYRIVGRYFDKCSGCGDCVKACPIDAIQLSFAPRDQLAQKFKEERAAQIKERNS; encoded by the coding sequence ATGATTGCTCAAATCGGCATTGACTATAACTTATGTAAAGATCCCTTGAACTGTCGAAAGTGTTTAAGTGTATGTCCATCAGTGGTCTTCGTTTGCGGACCTACAAAGGTTTGGAAGGGAAGAGAGAGTGATCCGAGTGAATATCGGATCGTAGGTCGATATTTTGACAAATGTTCAGGGTGTGGCGACTGTGTGAAGGCGTGTCCTATCGATGCTATACAGCTCAGTTTTGCCCCCCGTGATCAATTAGCTCAGAAATTCAAAGAAGAAAGGGCAGCTCAAATTAAAGAACGCAATTCTTAA
- a CDS encoding sigma-54 interaction domain-containing protein encodes MSVGAHAVTTSDFPRWDRELLFQILDSIHDVVLVIDSDTTIVYANEAYAKILGVPVAKVLGRRLDKIEPKAAAIEILHTGKATSGRDYLESLGIDVVGSSFPLYNGEVIIGCVSTFKNITEVVQLNRELQQTKGLADYLKEQLEQWEHLPLSFKEYVGQNRNVKETLILAAKVARTDSTVLIRGESGVGKEVLARAVHNSSRRKDKPLIKVNCAAIPEDLIESELFGYEDGAFTGAKKGGKLGKFELAHGGTIFLDEIGDMSYTMQAKLLRVLQEKEFERVGGTKTIKVDIRVIAATNRDLESMIKQGTFRRDLYYRLNIVPLNLNPLRERKDDILALAKTFLDQFAREVGHELTLAPQVVGFFQEYDWPGNIRELQNVLEHASIVCSGLTIEMYHLPGQILPTHEEQLKQKKPSSVKEIVASVEKELILSALVTHKNNRTKAMKALGYSRRVFYDKLHRYGID; translated from the coding sequence ATGAGTGTCGGAGCCCATGCAGTCACAACCAGCGATTTTCCACGATGGGATAGAGAACTTTTGTTCCAGATATTGGATAGTATTCATGATGTTGTGCTCGTTATTGATTCCGATACAACGATTGTTTATGCAAATGAGGCTTATGCAAAAATTCTTGGGGTACCTGTGGCCAAAGTATTAGGACGGAGATTAGATAAAATTGAGCCAAAAGCAGCAGCTATAGAGATATTACATACAGGTAAGGCAACCAGTGGCAGAGACTACTTAGAATCTTTAGGTATCGATGTAGTAGGCAGCTCCTTCCCTTTATATAATGGAGAAGTAATTATTGGTTGTGTTTCAACATTCAAGAATATAACAGAAGTTGTTCAATTAAACCGTGAACTTCAACAAACAAAAGGTTTGGCCGATTATTTAAAAGAGCAGTTAGAACAATGGGAACACCTGCCGCTTTCTTTTAAAGAATATGTAGGACAAAATAGAAATGTAAAAGAGACCTTAATCTTGGCAGCTAAGGTTGCCCGCACGGATAGTACAGTATTAATCCGTGGTGAAAGTGGTGTTGGTAAGGAAGTATTAGCTAGAGCAGTACATAATAGCAGCCGTCGTAAAGATAAACCTCTGATTAAAGTGAATTGTGCTGCAATCCCTGAAGATCTCATCGAGAGTGAACTGTTTGGCTATGAAGATGGAGCTTTTACCGGGGCCAAAAAAGGGGGAAAACTTGGTAAATTTGAGCTGGCCCATGGCGGTACAATCTTTTTAGACGAAATTGGGGATATGAGCTATACAATGCAAGCGAAATTACTAAGAGTCTTGCAAGAGAAAGAGTTTGAAAGAGTCGGGGGAACTAAAACTATCAAGGTTGATATTCGGGTGATCGCGGCCACCAACCGAGATTTGGAAAGTATGATTAAACAAGGTACTTTTAGACGAGATCTATATTATCGCTTAAATATTGTCCCTCTTAATCTAAATCCCTTACGAGAACGCAAAGATGATATTTTAGCTCTCGCTAAAACATTTTTAGATCAGTTTGCCCGTGAGGTTGGGCATGAGTTAACTCTCGCTCCCCAGGTTGTTGGTTTTTTCCAAGAGTATGATTGGCCGGGCAACATTCGAGAGCTGCAAAATGTTTTAGAGCACGCAAGTATAGTGTGCAGTGGCCTGACAATAGAGATGTATCATCTGCCAGGTCAAATATTACCGACGCATGAGGAGCAATTAAAACAGAAGAAACCTTCTTCGGTTAAAGAAATTGTTGCTTCCGTTGAAAAAGAACTAATCCTCTCAGCCTTAGTAACTCATAAAAACAACCGTACGAAGGCAATGAAGGCTCTGGGCTATTCAAGGAGAGTATTTTACGATAAGTTACACAGATATGGTATAGACTAA
- a CDS encoding 4-hydroxyphenylacetate 3-hydroxylase family protein, with product MRTRAQYIERLGKMNNNLYCNGQKMDRLDERQEGTINVMGLTFDAAWDPASKELCTVTSHLTGEIINRFNHIHQSVEDLHKKQDMTRFMCNKVGQCIQRCMGIDAANAINAVSYEAQKSPKAKTAYHDNWLKWLERFQREDLVASCAQTDVKGARLKRPAEQEDPDMYVHVVEERSDGIIVRGSKVHISEASISDEILVVPNRALKKGEEAYALAFAVPSDYEGIKQVVHIHNPRKRDHYERGIEYGYTDSYIIFEDCFIPWERVFLCGEVQHGGIAALLFALFHRHSYSGCKPAMLDYVIGLSGLAAEINGIENTPHVREMLSKLIMTGELGYAAGYTASDLGKPEVYIPGVGVMKYGPGGYIPNSIYANVGRCLTGEAVFHEQEILCNIAGGMPATFPYEKDLANPETKQLLEKYLNRNPKIPIEDQIKYWLNFVDFGLSSFSGPTQYGAYHGGGSPIMEQIAITSQYDLESKKDIVRAIAGMSARTTKK from the coding sequence ATGAGGACTAGAGCTCAGTATATTGAGAGATTAGGAAAGATGAACAACAACCTCTATTGCAATGGACAGAAAATGGATAGGCTTGATGAGCGTCAAGAAGGAACGATTAATGTTATGGGCTTAACCTTTGATGCAGCTTGGGATCCGGCTAGTAAGGAACTATGTACTGTGACATCTCATCTTACCGGAGAAATTATTAATCGTTTCAACCATATTCATCAGAGCGTAGAGGATCTGCATAAAAAGCAAGATATGACACGATTTATGTGTAATAAGGTGGGGCAGTGTATTCAAAGGTGTATGGGAATAGATGCAGCTAATGCCATTAATGCCGTTTCTTACGAAGCACAAAAGTCACCAAAAGCTAAAACCGCTTATCATGATAACTGGCTTAAGTGGCTGGAAAGATTTCAAAGGGAGGATCTAGTCGCAAGCTGCGCCCAGACCGACGTTAAAGGTGCTCGTCTTAAACGGCCGGCTGAACAGGAAGATCCGGACATGTACGTGCATGTGGTGGAAGAAAGGAGCGACGGCATCATAGTTCGTGGTTCTAAAGTCCACATTTCTGAAGCCTCCATCTCTGATGAAATCCTGGTTGTTCCTAATCGGGCTCTCAAAAAGGGTGAAGAAGCTTATGCCTTGGCTTTTGCTGTACCATCTGATTACGAAGGAATAAAGCAGGTTGTTCATATACACAATCCTCGTAAGCGTGACCATTATGAGAGGGGAATTGAGTATGGCTATACCGATTCTTATATCATCTTTGAGGATTGTTTCATTCCTTGGGAAAGAGTTTTCCTATGTGGGGAAGTTCAGCACGGAGGTATTGCTGCTCTTTTGTTTGCCTTGTTCCATAGGCATTCCTACTCCGGATGTAAGCCGGCCATGCTCGATTATGTCATCGGTCTGAGCGGTCTGGCAGCAGAAATTAATGGTATTGAGAATACGCCCCATGTGCGTGAGATGTTATCGAAACTAATCATGACGGGTGAACTGGGTTATGCAGCAGGTTATACTGCTTCTGATTTAGGTAAGCCTGAAGTCTATATTCCAGGTGTGGGAGTTATGAAGTATGGGCCCGGTGGCTATATTCCCAATTCAATCTATGCCAACGTAGGCAGGTGTCTAACCGGGGAGGCAGTTTTCCATGAGCAAGAAATTCTCTGCAATATTGCTGGTGGTATGCCGGCAACCTTCCCTTATGAAAAAGACCTTGCAAATCCAGAAACTAAACAATTGTTGGAAAAATATCTGAACAGAAATCCGAAAATCCCCATTGAGGATCAAATCAAGTATTGGCTGAATTTTGTTGACTTTGGACTTTCCAGTTTTTCTGGGCCTACTCAATATGGTGCTTATCATGGCGGTGGATCGCCAATTATGGAGCAGATTGCCATTACATCCCAATATGATCTTGAATCAAAAAAGGATATTGTGCGGGCAATTGCAGGTATGTCAGCAAGGACTACAAAAAAATAA